In the genome of Desulfovibrio sp., one region contains:
- the glyQ gene encoding glycine--tRNA ligase subunit alpha codes for MYFQDVILTLQDYWARQGCVIEQPSGVECGAGTFNPHTFLRVIGPEPWSVAYVEPSRRPTDGRYGENPNRLQRYFQFQVIMKPSPDNVQDLYLQSLNALGINPAQHDIRFVEDDWESPTLGAWGLGWEVWLNGMEVSQFTYFQQVGGIDLSPVSVELTYGLERLTMYLQGVESVYDLAWNKDVTYGHIYHQNEVEQSRHNFEVSDAQMLLRHFSDFEGQCKAMLELGLPWPAYDYCLKCSHTFNLLDARGAISITERTGYIGRVRALAAGVARLYAAQREELGYPMLKKDAR; via the coding sequence ATGTATTTTCAGGACGTGATACTCACCCTACAAGATTACTGGGCGAGGCAGGGCTGTGTCATCGAGCAGCCCTCCGGTGTGGAATGCGGGGCAGGCACCTTCAACCCCCATACCTTTTTGCGGGTTATCGGTCCCGAACCCTGGAGCGTGGCCTACGTGGAGCCTTCACGGCGTCCCACTGACGGGCGCTACGGCGAAAATCCCAATCGCCTGCAGCGCTACTTCCAGTTTCAGGTCATCATGAAGCCCTCGCCGGACAATGTGCAGGACCTCTATCTGCAAAGCCTCAATGCCCTGGGCATCAATCCCGCCCAGCACGACATACGCTTTGTGGAAGACGACTGGGAATCCCCCACCCTCGGCGCCTGGGGACTCGGCTGGGAAGTATGGCTCAACGGCATGGAAGTAAGCCAGTTCACCTACTTTCAGCAGGTGGGCGGCATTGACCTTTCGCCCGTGAGCGTTGAACTGACCTACGGCCTTGAACGCCTGACCATGTATCTTCAGGGTGTGGAATCCGTTTACGATCTGGCCTGGAACAAGGATGTGACCTATGGCCACATCTACCACCAGAACGAAGTGGAACAGTCACGCCACAACTTTGAAGTCAGCGACGCGCAAATGCTGCTGCGCCATTTCAGCGATTTCGAAGGCCAGTGCAAGGCCATGCTGGAGCTGGGGCTGCCCTGGCCCGCCTATGATTACTGCCTGAAGTGTTCGCATACCTTCAACCTGCTGGACGCGCGCGGGGCCATATCCATCACTGAACGCACAGGCTACATCGGCCGGGTGCGGGCCCTGGCGGCGGGCGTGGCCCGCCTGTACGCAGCTCAGCGCGAAGAACTGGGCTATCCCATGCTCAAAAAGGATGCGAGGTAA